The following coding sequences are from one Candidatus Hydrogenedentota bacterium window:
- a CDS encoding sulfatase yields the protein MNRNLTLLLFIAALAVSRAQAAPNVLFIISDDLTAEALSCYGNVQSRTPGIDRLASQGIRFTRAYTQYPLCGPSRASLMSGMYPAAIGVMDNQEADNFSTNLGARPSLAQHFKDSGYYTARASKIYHMRIPGDITAGVDGPDHLASWSERFNFPAPEWHSSGTKEHLSNEQLNLDPSQHYAGGFGGAFYVVKTDTDGAEQPDVQAARKAIEIMTAHRDRPFFLAVGLVRPHVPLVAPAAWHDRYPAAAMTLPPQVADDEADMPKHARTKTSASTGLDSAEKKQKVLSAYYASVAFMDAQVGRLLDALDELGLRDNTIVVFTSDHGYHLGEHEQWQKMSLHEESARIPLIISAPGKAPATSRSLAQMIDLYPTLSELAGLSVPAHAQGKSLAGLLDNPAVEVHDAVYSCVREDHLLTTSRWSYARYRDGGEELYDHDKDPRQFFNLAAEPAYASVLGEMRLKLDAKLAEIGS from the coding sequence ATGAACCGCAACCTCACCTTGCTACTGTTCATTGCCGCCCTGGCGGTCTCCCGCGCGCAAGCGGCGCCGAATGTGTTGTTCATCATCTCCGATGACCTCACCGCCGAGGCCCTCTCGTGCTATGGCAATGTTCAGTCTCGTACCCCGGGGATCGACCGTCTCGCCAGCCAGGGTATTCGCTTTACGCGCGCCTACACCCAGTATCCCCTGTGCGGGCCTTCTCGGGCGTCCCTGATGTCCGGCATGTACCCCGCCGCAATCGGGGTCATGGACAATCAGGAAGCGGACAATTTCTCCACAAACCTTGGCGCCCGCCCGTCCCTGGCGCAGCACTTCAAGGACAGCGGTTATTACACAGCCCGTGCCAGCAAGATCTACCACATGAGAATACCAGGCGATATCACCGCGGGCGTCGACGGTCCCGATCACCTCGCGTCGTGGAGCGAACGCTTCAACTTCCCCGCGCCCGAATGGCACAGCAGCGGCACGAAGGAACACCTGAGCAATGAACAGCTCAATCTCGACCCTTCGCAACACTACGCCGGCGGCTTCGGCGGCGCGTTCTATGTCGTAAAAACAGACACCGACGGTGCCGAGCAACCCGATGTGCAGGCCGCCCGCAAAGCCATTGAAATCATGACCGCCCATCGTGACAGGCCCTTCTTCCTCGCTGTGGGCCTTGTGCGTCCCCACGTTCCCCTGGTCGCTCCGGCGGCCTGGCATGACCGCTACCCCGCGGCTGCCATGACCTTGCCGCCGCAGGTCGCCGATGACGAGGCCGACATGCCGAAGCACGCCCGCACGAAAACCAGCGCTTCGACCGGCCTCGATTCTGCGGAGAAAAAACAGAAAGTCCTGAGCGCCTACTACGCTTCCGTGGCCTTTATGGATGCCCAGGTGGGCCGGCTGCTCGACGCGCTGGACGAGCTGGGCCTGCGCGACAACACTATCGTGGTCTTTACGAGCGATCACGGCTACCACCTGGGCGAGCACGAACAATGGCAGAAGATGAGCCTCCACGAGGAATCGGCCCGCATCCCCTTGATCATTTCAGCACCGGGCAAAGCCCCCGCCACCTCCCGGAGCCTCGCCCAGATGATCGATCTTTACCCGACCCTCTCGGAGCTCGCCGGTCTGTCTGTTCCGGCCCACGCGCAGGGCAAGAGCCTCGCCGGCCTGTTGGACAATCCCGCCGTTGAAGTTCACGATGCCGTGTACTCCTGCGTCAGGGAAGACCACCTTCTCACCACGAGCCGCTGGTCCTACGCGCGTTATCGCGATGGCGGTGAAGAGTTGTATGATCACGATAAAGATCCCCGGCAGTTTTTCAATCTCGCCGCTGAACCCGCCTATGCCAGTGTTCTGGGCGAAATGAGGCTGAAGCTTGATGCGAAGCTCGCGGAAATTGGAAGCTGA
- a CDS encoding ester cyclase has product MRGQNKQVIQRAIEEYLVGQGEEVFRELYAPDCLAAGPDAGENAYGLAKRLDCASLRDQSLIYKSTFPDMVFQVDEIIEEGERVAARWTVRGGDCGNSEARRLRELFDLPSEEFSVSGVAFCRVQDGKIVEIWQLSDMLTLARCLKLDRLARTGTD; this is encoded by the coding sequence ATGCGCGGTCAAAACAAGCAGGTCATTCAACGGGCAATAGAAGAGTATCTGGTTGGTCAGGGGGAAGAGGTATTCCGGGAGTTGTACGCGCCGGATTGTCTGGCCGCCGGGCCTGACGCGGGGGAAAATGCCTATGGACTCGCAAAGCGACTCGATTGCGCGTCACTTCGAGACCAGAGTCTGATCTATAAGTCCACCTTTCCGGATATGGTGTTTCAGGTGGATGAGATCATTGAAGAGGGCGAACGCGTGGCGGCGCGGTGGACGGTACGCGGGGGGGATTGCGGAAACAGCGAGGCGCGTCGCCTGCGCGAGCTGTTCGACTTGCCGTCGGAGGAGTTCTCGGTCAGCGGCGTGGCCTTCTGTCGTGTCCAGGATGGAAAGATCGTCGAAATCTGGCAGCTTTCCGACATGTTGACGCTCGCGCGCTGTTTGAAGCTGGATCGGCTGGCCCGTACGGGCACGGATTGA
- a CDS encoding type II toxin-antitoxin system ParD family antitoxin, producing MRRCVSEGRYKDANEVVEAGLRLLEQREEEERLALERLRAEVKKGMDDLEAGRYVEINRPEEMSLVFDEVKRRVAARAVGAALDVQAPQV from the coding sequence GTGCGCCGATGTGTGTCGGAAGGACGCTATAAAGACGCGAACGAGGTCGTCGAGGCTGGGTTGCGTCTCTTGGAGCAGCGGGAGGAGGAAGAGCGCCTTGCACTGGAACGTCTCCGGGCGGAGGTGAAGAAGGGGATGGATGATCTGGAGGCCGGGCGATATGTGGAGATTAATCGGCCCGAGGAGATGAGTTTAGTCTTCGACGAGGTAAAGCGCCGCGTAGCGGCCAGAGCGGTTGGGGCGGCGCTCGATGTCCAAGCGCCTCAGGTTTAG
- a CDS encoding DNA-3-methyladenine glycosylase I produces the protein MAEKTRCGWAKGELDVLYHDTEWGVPVHDDRVLFEFLTLEGAQAGLSWSTILKKREGYRKAFADWDVAKIAKFTEKEEQVLRGNAEIVRNKLKISSTVTNARAFLKVQKEFGSFDKYIWQFVQGKPIVNQWNSLKDLPASSPVSDAMSKDLKRRGFRFIGTTICYAFMQAVGMVNDHTKDCFRYRELTGPKR, from the coding sequence ATGGCTGAGAAAACACGCTGCGGATGGGCCAAGGGCGAGCTGGACGTTCTCTACCACGACACGGAGTGGGGCGTTCCGGTGCACGACGACCGGGTACTGTTTGAATTTCTCACGCTGGAAGGCGCGCAGGCGGGTTTGAGCTGGAGCACGATCCTGAAGAAACGGGAGGGCTATCGAAAGGCTTTTGCCGACTGGGACGTGGCGAAGATTGCGAAGTTTACGGAGAAGGAGGAGCAGGTGCTGCGCGGCAACGCGGAAATCGTGCGGAACAAGTTGAAAATTTCCTCCACGGTGACCAACGCCCGGGCATTCCTGAAAGTCCAGAAGGAATTTGGCAGCTTTGACAAGTACATCTGGCAATTTGTGCAGGGTAAGCCCATTGTGAACCAGTGGAATTCCCTGAAGGACCTGCCCGCGAGTTCGCCGGTGTCCGATGCCATGAGCAAGGACCTGAAGCGACGCGGTTTTCGCTTCATTGGCACGACGATCTGCTACGCCTTCATGCAGGCGGTGGGGATGGTAAATGACCACACGAAGGATTGCTTTCGTTATCGAGAATTGACCGGACCAAAGCGCTAG
- a CDS encoding ABC transporter permease: MRHFLNYLGLAAVLGVLIAIFGVKSEHFLSSGNFIVLANQIPEALLIAIGMTFVLIIGGIDLSVGAVLALSGAVLGVALVNWGLPLFVAVPLTLAAGTACGLVNGLVSVRWRLPSFIVTLGMMELARGAAYQLTDQQTLYIGQQVDGLLDFNVFGLSFMLFMALGVLVGAQVFLSHTVWGRGLFALGANEEVARLSGLNTNKMKVLVFGASGFLAALASVILCARLSSADPNMGTGYELQAIAAAVIGGTSLLGGRGSAVCSFFGVAIIAVLESGLTQIAVEDPVKRMVTGVVIVLAVILDYYRSRMKTAKG; the protein is encoded by the coding sequence TTGCGACATTTCCTGAACTATCTGGGCCTGGCGGCGGTGCTGGGTGTGCTGATCGCCATTTTTGGCGTGAAGTCGGAGCATTTCCTTTCGTCAGGCAATTTCATCGTGCTGGCGAATCAGATCCCCGAGGCCCTGCTCATCGCCATCGGCATGACCTTTGTCTTGATCATCGGCGGCATCGATTTGTCGGTCGGCGCCGTGCTCGCGCTGTCTGGCGCGGTGCTGGGGGTGGCGCTGGTGAACTGGGGGCTTCCGCTCTTCGTGGCCGTGCCCCTCACACTCGCGGCCGGCACGGCCTGCGGCCTTGTCAATGGATTGGTGTCGGTACGCTGGCGCCTGCCGTCGTTCATCGTGACCCTGGGCATGATGGAGCTGGCGCGGGGCGCGGCCTATCAGCTCACCGACCAGCAGACGCTCTATATCGGACAGCAGGTCGACGGTCTGCTCGATTTCAATGTCTTTGGGCTTTCCTTCATGCTCTTCATGGCGCTCGGCGTGCTGGTTGGCGCCCAGGTCTTTCTCTCCCATACGGTGTGGGGACGCGGCCTGTTCGCCCTCGGCGCGAATGAAGAGGTGGCGCGCCTGTCGGGATTGAACACAAACAAGATGAAGGTCCTCGTGTTTGGGGCGAGCGGCTTCCTGGCGGCGTTGGCTTCGGTAATCCTGTGTGCACGCCTCTCCAGCGCGGATCCCAACATGGGCACGGGTTATGAGCTCCAGGCGATCGCCGCCGCGGTGATCGGCGGAACGAGCCTCCTCGGAGGCCGCGGCTCGGCGGTGTGCAGTTTCTTCGGCGTGGCGATCATCGCGGTGCTTGAGAGCGGACTGACCCAGATTGCAGTGGAAGATCCCGTCAAGCGCATGGTGACGGGCGTGGTGATCGTACTGGCCGTGATTCTGGATTACTACCGGAGCCGGATGAAGACCGCGAAGGGTTGA
- a CDS encoding Gfo/Idh/MocA family oxidoreductase yields the protein MTAKKTISRRHFLKGAAAATAAPLFLPACTTTGRGRPGANDKINVVAVGVGWQGTSNMEGFLGNNNCRVIAVCDVDRQHLLAAQNMVNTAYGSQDCKAYKNFEELYEQEDIDAVSIALPDHWHAIPAIAAAKKGFDIYGEKPLSHTWAEGRAMVDAVEKNNCIWQTGSWQRSVENFRHACELVRNGYIGKVTRVEVGLYDGYTDYAKTGDQTAFVQPPDYFDYDRWLGPAQVAPYCPARTHKNWRWIMAYGGGRIMDWCGHHVDIAHWGMNCDHTGPISVEGTGIIPDKKSLWNAPTEYDCTAIYANGVEMNISSKHPGGTKWIGDNGWIFVTRGETTASNPALVDQKIGDNEVHLYESRNHIANFLDCIRTRQETITPAETAHRSATVGHLCNVAIYSGRKIQWNPDTERIIGDADASKMLYPEYRKPWVL from the coding sequence ATGACCGCGAAGAAAACGATTTCACGCCGCCACTTTCTCAAAGGCGCGGCGGCAGCCACCGCCGCCCCCCTCTTCCTCCCCGCCTGTACCACCACGGGACGGGGACGACCCGGGGCCAATGACAAGATCAATGTCGTCGCCGTGGGCGTGGGCTGGCAGGGCACGAGCAACATGGAAGGCTTTCTGGGCAACAACAATTGCCGCGTGATTGCCGTCTGCGATGTGGACCGGCAGCACCTCCTTGCCGCGCAGAACATGGTGAACACGGCCTACGGCAGCCAGGACTGCAAGGCGTACAAGAATTTTGAAGAGCTCTACGAGCAAGAGGATATAGACGCCGTCAGTATCGCGCTGCCGGATCACTGGCACGCCATCCCCGCCATCGCCGCGGCGAAGAAGGGCTTCGACATCTATGGAGAGAAGCCCCTCTCCCACACCTGGGCCGAAGGCCGCGCCATGGTGGACGCCGTCGAGAAGAACAACTGCATCTGGCAGACCGGAAGCTGGCAGCGCTCCGTGGAGAACTTCCGCCACGCCTGCGAACTCGTGCGCAACGGCTACATCGGCAAGGTGACCCGCGTCGAAGTGGGCCTCTACGACGGTTACACCGATTACGCCAAGACGGGCGACCAGACCGCCTTTGTCCAGCCGCCCGACTACTTCGACTACGACCGCTGGCTCGGGCCGGCGCAGGTCGCGCCCTATTGCCCTGCACGCACCCACAAAAACTGGCGGTGGATCATGGCCTACGGCGGCGGGCGGATCATGGACTGGTGCGGACATCACGTGGACATCGCCCATTGGGGCATGAACTGCGATCACACCGGCCCCATCAGTGTCGAGGGCACGGGCATCATCCCCGACAAGAAGAGCCTGTGGAACGCGCCGACGGAGTACGACTGCACCGCGATCTACGCCAACGGCGTGGAAATGAACATCAGCAGCAAACACCCCGGCGGCACAAAGTGGATCGGTGACAACGGCTGGATCTTCGTCACCCGCGGCGAGACCACCGCCAGCAATCCCGCCCTGGTCGATCAGAAAATCGGCGACAACGAAGTCCACCTCTACGAAAGCCGAAACCACATCGCCAACTTCCTCGACTGCATCCGCACGCGGCAGGAGACCATCACCCCGGCCGAAACCGCCCACCGATCCGCCACCGTCGGCCACCTGTGCAACGTGGCTATCTACAGCGGCCGAAAGATCCAGTGGAACCCGGATACGGAGCGGATCATCGGCGATGCCGATGCGAGCAAAATGCTGTATCCGGAGTATCGGAAGCCCTGGGTGTTGTAG
- a CDS encoding type II toxin-antitoxin system RelE/ParE family toxin, with protein MSKRLRFSDAALEDLADIRQYTVAFFGARQAERYEVLLGQAFADIEEDPNRPYSKARPDLGDGFRSYRVELSRNRSGSGVKSSPHVVIYVELMEHGIGVSRVLHDSMVMERHIPPEHRDGPEAFGHDEAE; from the coding sequence ATGTCCAAGCGCCTCAGGTTTAGTGACGCGGCGCTGGAGGATCTGGCCGATATCCGCCAGTATACCGTGGCGTTCTTCGGCGCGCGTCAGGCGGAACGATACGAAGTGCTTCTTGGGCAGGCCTTCGCGGATATTGAAGAGGATCCGAACCGTCCTTACAGCAAGGCACGCCCTGACTTGGGTGACGGCTTTCGCAGCTACCGGGTAGAGTTAAGTCGGAACCGTAGCGGTTCCGGCGTGAAGAGTTCCCCGCACGTTGTCATATACGTGGAGCTCATGGAGCATGGCATTGGCGTCAGCCGAGTGTTGCATGACTCCATGGTCATGGAACGGCATATCCCACCGGAGCATCGTGATGGGCCGGAGGCCTTCGGGCACGATGAGGCGGAATAA
- the leuD gene encoding 3-isopropylmalate dehydratase small subunit → MQKFVTLKGVVAPLEALNVDTDQIIPKQFLKRIERSGYESMLFYDWRYLADGTTPNPEFEMNAPRYTGASILLTKDNFGCGSSREHAPWALDNYGIRCIIAPSFADIFYNNCFNNGMLPIVLPTDVVDGLFPEVRALDGYSLEIDLPSQTITKPNGEKLSFELNAFLKERLLNGWDQIGLTLLHDEAISAYEKKRGIA, encoded by the coding sequence ATGCAGAAATTCGTTACCTTGAAAGGTGTCGTGGCGCCCTTGGAAGCGCTCAACGTGGATACCGACCAGATCATTCCCAAGCAGTTCCTCAAGCGCATCGAGCGCAGCGGCTACGAGAGCATGTTGTTCTACGACTGGCGCTATCTTGCGGACGGCACCACGCCGAATCCCGAGTTTGAGATGAACGCACCGCGCTACACCGGGGCGAGCATCCTCCTGACCAAGGACAACTTCGGCTGCGGCTCCTCGCGCGAACACGCACCCTGGGCCCTCGACAACTACGGCATCCGTTGTATCATCGCGCCGTCCTTCGCCGACATCTTCTACAACAACTGCTTCAACAATGGCATGTTGCCCATCGTGCTCCCGACGGACGTGGTCGATGGCCTCTTCCCCGAAGTCCGCGCGCTGGATGGCTACAGCCTCGAAATCGATCTGCCGAGCCAGACCATCACGAAGCCCAATGGCGAGAAACTGAGCTTTGAGTTGAACGCCTTTCTGAAGGAGCGCTTGCTCAACGGCTGGGACCAGATCGGCCTCACGCTGTTGCACGATGAGGCCATCAGCGCCTATGAGAAGAAGCGCGGAATCGCATAA
- the leuC gene encoding 3-isopropylmalate dehydratase large subunit, protein MARNIYEKIWDAHVVAEPEGQDTILYIDRHYVHEVTSPQAFEGLRLNGRTVRRPGLTFATMDHNIPTTDRSIPIADPLSKQQVETLKANCAETGIVCFDMHDRRNGIVHVIGPEQGLTQPGMTIVCGDSHTSTHGAFGALAHGIGTSEVEHVLATQTLLQKKSKTMEVRVSGVLPVGVTAKDITLAVIGKIGTAGGTGYVIEYTGDAIRALSMEGRMTVCNMSIEAGARAGLISPDEKTVAYLKGRPYIPTDRNWDDMVTEWRSWASDEGCTYDVVVELNAADIEPQVTWGTSPGMVSGVSAKTPVLSELEGNERLAAASALKYMDLGEGVPLTQIKINKMFLGSCTNGRLEDLRAAATVVKGYKVNPSIDQALVVPGSYEVKKAAEAEGLDKIFKEAGFEWREPGCSMCLAMNDDILQPGDRCASTSNRNFEGRQGKGGRTHLVSPAMAVAAAIEGHFVDIREWKFN, encoded by the coding sequence ATGGCCAGGAATATCTACGAAAAAATTTGGGATGCCCACGTGGTGGCGGAGCCGGAAGGCCAGGACACCATCTTGTACATCGACCGGCACTACGTGCACGAGGTCACTTCCCCCCAGGCCTTCGAGGGCCTGCGCTTGAACGGGCGCACCGTGCGCCGGCCCGGGCTGACTTTTGCCACGATGGACCACAACATCCCCACAACGGATCGCTCGATCCCGATTGCGGATCCGCTCTCCAAGCAGCAGGTGGAAACCTTAAAGGCGAACTGTGCGGAGACGGGCATCGTGTGCTTCGACATGCATGATCGCCGCAACGGCATCGTCCACGTCATCGGGCCGGAGCAGGGTCTCACCCAGCCGGGCATGACCATTGTGTGCGGCGACTCCCACACCTCGACCCACGGCGCCTTCGGCGCGTTGGCCCACGGCATCGGCACTTCAGAAGTGGAGCATGTCCTTGCCACGCAGACCTTGTTGCAGAAGAAGTCGAAGACCATGGAAGTGCGTGTCAGCGGAGTGCTTCCGGTGGGTGTGACGGCGAAAGACATCACCCTCGCGGTCATCGGCAAGATCGGCACGGCGGGCGGCACGGGCTACGTCATCGAATACACCGGCGACGCCATCCGCGCGTTGAGCATGGAAGGCCGCATGACGGTGTGCAACATGAGTATCGAGGCCGGCGCGCGCGCGGGCCTGATCTCGCCCGACGAGAAGACGGTGGCTTACCTCAAGGGCCGTCCCTACATCCCGACGGACCGCAACTGGGACGACATGGTGACGGAGTGGCGGAGCTGGGCTTCCGATGAAGGCTGCACCTACGACGTGGTGGTCGAGCTCAACGCGGCGGATATCGAGCCGCAGGTTACCTGGGGTACCTCGCCCGGCATGGTTAGTGGCGTGAGCGCGAAGACCCCGGTGCTTTCGGAGCTGGAAGGCAATGAACGCCTCGCCGCTGCGAGCGCGCTCAAATACATGGACCTCGGCGAGGGCGTGCCCCTGACCCAGATCAAAATCAACAAGATGTTCCTCGGCTCCTGCACGAACGGACGTTTGGAAGATCTCCGCGCCGCTGCGACTGTGGTAAAGGGTTATAAGGTCAACCCCAGCATCGACCAGGCCCTCGTGGTGCCGGGCTCCTATGAAGTGAAGAAGGCCGCCGAAGCGGAAGGGCTTGACAAGATCTTCAAGGAAGCGGGCTTTGAGTGGCGCGAGCCGGGCTGCTCGATGTGCCTCGCGATGAACGACGACATATTGCAGCCGGGCGATCGCTGCGCGTCCACGTCCAACCGGAATTTCGAAGGCCGACAGGGCAAGGGCGGACGTACCCACCTGGTCAGTCCGGCGATGGCGGTTGCGGCGGCGATTGAAGGGCACTTTGTCGACATTCGCGAATGGAAGTTTAACTGA
- a CDS encoding sugar ABC transporter substrate-binding protein yields MKSYLSLALILSAFFVAGCGGSGEGTPEAAAPGGGAAPDKPVIALVMKSLANEFFKTMEDGAKAHQTENAAKYDLITEGIKDELDVNRQVQLVEQMVARGVDAIVVAPADSKALVAACKRAQDAGIVVVNIDNKLDADVLKDKGMAVPFVGPDNRAGAKKVGEYLAGKLLSGDKVAIIEGVPSAFNAIQRKLGFEDAMNAAGMVIATSQTANWEMAQANQVVSAMVTEHPDLKAILCANDSMALGAVSALRSAGKLEAVKVVGFDNISAAQDLIKEGALLATADQHGDKLAVFGIEYALEMIATKAAPADRETPVDLITTVP; encoded by the coding sequence ATGAAGAGCTATTTGAGTCTTGCGCTGATTTTGTCGGCGTTTTTTGTAGCCGGGTGTGGTGGCAGTGGTGAAGGTACGCCGGAAGCGGCGGCGCCCGGGGGGGGTGCCGCCCCTGACAAGCCCGTTATCGCACTGGTGATGAAGTCGCTGGCGAACGAGTTCTTCAAGACCATGGAAGACGGCGCCAAGGCCCACCAGACGGAGAATGCCGCGAAGTATGATCTGATCACCGAGGGCATCAAAGACGAGCTCGACGTGAACCGCCAGGTGCAACTGGTGGAACAGATGGTGGCGCGGGGTGTGGATGCCATCGTGGTGGCCCCGGCGGATTCCAAGGCGCTGGTGGCGGCGTGCAAGCGGGCCCAGGATGCTGGGATTGTGGTCGTAAACATTGACAACAAACTCGACGCGGATGTGCTGAAAGACAAGGGCATGGCAGTGCCGTTCGTCGGGCCGGACAACCGCGCGGGTGCGAAAAAAGTCGGCGAGTATCTTGCGGGCAAGCTGCTGTCGGGTGACAAAGTGGCCATCATCGAGGGCGTGCCGTCGGCGTTCAATGCGATCCAGCGGAAACTCGGTTTTGAAGACGCCATGAATGCGGCGGGCATGGTCATCGCCACCAGCCAGACGGCGAACTGGGAGATGGCCCAGGCGAATCAAGTGGTCTCGGCGATGGTGACGGAGCATCCGGATCTCAAGGCGATCCTCTGTGCAAACGACAGCATGGCGCTGGGCGCCGTGTCCGCGCTGCGCTCGGCGGGCAAGCTGGAGGCCGTCAAGGTGGTGGGCTTTGACAACATTTCCGCGGCGCAGGACCTCATCAAGGAAGGTGCGTTGCTTGCGACCGCCGATCAACACGGGGACAAACTTGCCGTCTTTGGTATCGAGTATGCCCTGGAGATGATTGCGACCAAAGCGGCGCCGGCTGATCGCGAGACGCCCGTTGATCTGATTACCACGGTTCCTTGA
- a CDS encoding tetratricopeptide repeat protein — translation MLELRGNALVVHYARKYRLVTCCFSMTGATRELRPSYHFQMLWYGLTAALFTLVSFGPLSARFGLDIGSPALLFLIEFSTVATGLWCLVHCFPTSAIEFRFNTEDGVFSLTIKDDRAQNPSLASITEHFRPFELQYHQYEFGSSVHFFSERGYSVPFSQQFDQVLGYLLMLLSPLVPVMQGLFIQHRAPKLAIFCFCFAPVFAIGMFNLIRRPRVDSKPQPCPNELRTNRKALRLLAHGDTVTAINTLVAFLHESSDATHARKLLAQIYVIHADNDDALALFQPLPDSAPDTMAEFVEKLECFKSMTKAEMSTIN, via the coding sequence ATGCTGGAGCTTCGCGGCAACGCACTCGTGGTCCACTATGCCCGAAAATATCGACTGGTCACTTGTTGCTTTTCCATGACGGGGGCCACCCGGGAGCTTCGCCCTTCTTACCACTTTCAGATGTTGTGGTACGGACTCACTGCGGCGCTATTCACTCTCGTCTCCTTCGGCCCTCTGTCCGCCCGTTTCGGGTTGGACATCGGTTCCCCCGCACTACTTTTTCTGATCGAGTTCTCCACGGTTGCCACTGGACTATGGTGCCTGGTTCACTGCTTCCCAACCTCAGCCATTGAGTTCCGATTCAACACCGAAGACGGCGTCTTCAGCTTGACTATCAAAGACGACCGAGCACAGAACCCTTCACTGGCGTCCATAACTGAACACTTCCGTCCTTTCGAACTACAATACCACCAGTACGAATTTGGCTCCTCGGTTCACTTTTTTTCAGAACGTGGCTATTCCGTGCCATTCTCGCAACAATTTGATCAGGTGCTCGGCTACTTGTTGATGCTTCTCAGCCCCTTGGTTCCTGTTATGCAGGGATTATTCATCCAACACCGTGCCCCAAAACTCGCCATCTTCTGTTTTTGTTTCGCCCCGGTTTTCGCGATCGGCATGTTCAATCTCATCCGAAGGCCCCGAGTTGATTCAAAGCCTCAACCATGTCCAAATGAGCTCCGCACCAATCGGAAAGCACTGAGACTACTCGCCCATGGAGATACCGTCACCGCAATCAACACCCTTGTTGCCTTTCTTCATGAAAGCTCTGATGCCACTCACGCGCGCAAGCTCCTGGCGCAGATCTATGTCATCCATGCAGATAACGACGACGCCCTGGCCCTGTTTCAGCCACTCCCCGACTCAGCTCCCGACACGATGGCGGAATTCGTCGAAAAGCTCGAGTGCTTCAAATCGATGACCAAGGCGGAGATGTCTACAATCAATTGA
- a CDS encoding GGDEF domain-containing protein, giving the protein MPSNAAAARDALTGLPGRSVFEADFAARIGRKSKQPAVISLAVVDIDLFGAINEVHGRETGDGVLCDLVAALTACLAGEEALYRFGGDALAVMLPGVEKEQAFLRMEAFRSGYAGERTLASGQVVPVSISMGLAAYSDDGVKAQDVVHKANEALYRAKVGGRDRICLAREEKMVTKTSHYMQGQLLGLRRLAEREKIGEALLLREALNDLLRKYNA; this is encoded by the coding sequence ATGCCTTCAAATGCCGCCGCCGCCCGCGATGCCCTTACCGGCCTGCCGGGGCGCTCCGTCTTCGAGGCGGATTTCGCGGCGCGGATCGGCAGAAAATCAAAACAGCCCGCCGTGATTTCGCTGGCCGTGGTGGATATTGATCTCTTTGGCGCCATCAACGAGGTCCATGGCCGGGAAACCGGCGATGGTGTACTCTGTGATCTGGTGGCGGCGCTCACGGCTTGTCTGGCGGGCGAAGAGGCACTTTATCGTTTTGGCGGCGACGCGCTGGCGGTGATGCTGCCTGGGGTGGAGAAGGAGCAGGCCTTTTTGCGCATGGAAGCCTTTCGCAGTGGCTATGCGGGCGAGAGGACCCTTGCCTCGGGTCAGGTGGTGCCGGTGAGCATCAGTATGGGCCTGGCGGCCTATTCGGATGATGGCGTGAAGGCGCAGGACGTGGTGCACAAGGCCAACGAGGCGCTCTACCGCGCAAAAGTGGGCGGTCGCGATCGGATCTGTCTGGCGCGGGAGGAGAAGATGGTGACGAAGACGAGCCATTACATGCAGGGCCAGTTGCTCGGCCTGCGTCGGCTGGCGGAGCGGGAGAAGATCGGCGAGGCGCTGTTGCTGCGCGAAGCGCTGAACGATTTGCTGCGGAAATATAACGCATAG